One genomic segment of Candidatus Nanoarchaeia archaeon includes these proteins:
- a CDS encoding phosphoribosylaminoimidazolesuccinocarboxamide synthase (catalyzes the formation of (S)-2-(5-amino-1-(5-phospho-D-ribosyl)imidazole-4-carboxamido)succinate from 5-amino-1-(5-phospho-D-ribosyl)imidazole-4-carboxylate and L-aspartate in purine biosynthesis; SAICAR synthase), whose amino-acid sequence LSDEEALRISGLREEDFEKIGPFALSVDNLITQRAEEVGLGPHWDGKIELVWFNCLVLADVAGTLDEDRFGQDLSKEFLRQWYDQNQPEFHKACDEWKKIGDGWQGRCPVKPVQLPEDIVKLVSDMYMAAANAWVGRGIFEAPDLSDVILAMQNSV is encoded by the coding sequence TTTAAGCGATGAGGAAGCATTGCGCATTTCCGGGCTGAGAGAAGAGGACTTTGAAAAGATCGGTCCATTCGCATTATCTGTGGATAATCTTATCACCCAACGCGCAGAGGAAGTTGGACTTGGCCCCCATTGGGATGGAAAGATTGAGTTGGTATGGTTCAATTGCCTGGTGCTTGCTGATGTTGCAGGAACATTGGATGAGGACCGCTTCGGCCAGGATCTTAGCAAGGAATTCTTACGCCAATGGTACGACCAAAACCAGCCAGAATTCCACAAAGCTTGTGATGAATGGAAGAAAATAGGAGATGGCTGGCAGGGGCGCTGCCCTGTTAAACCAGTTCAGCTTCCTGAAGATATTGTAAAGTTAGTCAGCGATATGTACATGGCTGCTGCAAACGCATGGGTTGGGAGGGGGATATTCGAAGCTCCTGATTTAAGCGATGTAATACTCGCTATGCAGAATAGTGTTTAG
- a CDS encoding lyase family protein, whose translation MEDDLIKKILENLGARGIPKKFDVPEVDSQELAAGRYGTEEMCGVFNSTSTVQGILDQVALSTKVVSKNYPEITPEENAQRIAEKATIGFVSPEAAHQEEATTHHDVIAVTNILSKQLLPEDKPHVGRFKTSADSTETAKGSSLKTSLDVYIPRLEDLRDILIEKAVEGRDIITMAQSHELDAVAESFGKVFVHFAERIQFRVDTLAYHYKNSLFGKWSDATGSYHNTVATGVDGRKLESDLMERLGLRSMIAASQTPPREALCDIGSAVAISMATLASIAREIKKQKSDDVDTLWEVVDEGTKGSSAMPHKDIKGGNPSMEERIRSLSHMASGYTATLYATADMAYARDLEGSASDRIVLGDLFKIADYAAKLTANILLRLTPHEERIRERIERTQGVTTASRVVAYLTDPRLTENPLSRREAHDLIGKLAKKAYTDKVPFYNILLASEDALSRLGQETIKEISNPLAYIGESKQQVLDVAKAYYGKRTLG comes from the coding sequence ATGGAAGACGACCTTATCAAAAAAATTTTGGAAAATCTTGGAGCGCGGGGCATCCCTAAAAAATTCGACGTCCCTGAGGTTGATTCTCAAGAATTGGCAGCAGGGAGGTATGGGACAGAGGAGATGTGCGGAGTTTTTAATTCAACTTCGACTGTTCAGGGGATACTTGATCAAGTTGCTCTTTCTACAAAAGTAGTAAGCAAGAATTATCCAGAGATAACCCCTGAAGAGAATGCTCAAAGAATTGCAGAGAAAGCGACCATTGGGTTTGTTAGTCCTGAAGCTGCGCATCAAGAGGAAGCAACGACGCATCATGATGTTATTGCAGTTACAAATATCCTGAGTAAACAGCTTTTGCCTGAAGATAAGCCTCATGTAGGCAGGTTTAAGACCAGCGCCGATAGCACAGAAACCGCGAAGGGATCAAGTTTGAAGACAAGTTTGGATGTGTACATACCACGGCTCGAGGATCTCAGAGACATTTTGATTGAAAAGGCAGTTGAAGGGAGGGATATCATTACAATGGCGCAGAGCCATGAGCTTGATGCTGTTGCTGAGTCCTTTGGAAAGGTATTCGTACATTTTGCTGAGAGGATTCAGTTTAGGGTAGATACTTTGGCTTATCATTATAAAAATTCTTTATTTGGAAAGTGGTCTGATGCAACAGGCAGCTATCACAACACCGTTGCCACAGGAGTTGATGGGAGGAAACTGGAATCAGACCTTATGGAGAGGTTAGGCCTTCGCAGTATGATTGCCGCAAGCCAAACCCCTCCTCGCGAAGCTTTGTGTGATATTGGCTCAGCTGTTGCTATATCAATGGCAACACTAGCTTCAATCGCAAGAGAGATTAAAAAACAAAAAAGCGACGATGTTGATACGTTATGGGAAGTTGTTGATGAAGGAACAAAGGGCTCCAGCGCTATGCCCCACAAAGACATAAAGGGAGGGAATCCATCAATGGAAGAAAGAATCCGATCGTTGAGTCATATGGCTTCTGGGTACACAGCAACTCTGTATGCGACAGCAGATATGGCTTATGCCAGGGACTTAGAGGGATCTGCTTCAGATAGGATTGTACTTGGCGATCTGTTTAAAATAGCTGATTATGCAGCTAAGCTCACAGCTAACATTTTGCTTCGATTAACACCTCATGAAGAAAGGATTCGTGAACGAATAGAGAGAACGCAGGGGGTTACAACTGCTTCAAGAGTCGTTGCATATCTCACTGACCCCCGGCTTACAGAGAACCCTCTGAGCAGGAGAGAGGCGCATGATCTTATTGGCAAGCTTGCAAAAAAGGCATATACTGACAAGGTACCATTTTACAATATTCTTCTCGCATCTGAAGATGCCCTCTCTCGACTTGGTCAAGAAACCATAAAAGAGATTTCAAATCCCCTGGCATATATTGGAGAATCAAAACAGCAGGTTTTGGATGTTGCTAAGGCGTATTACGGTAAGAGGACATTAGGATAA